The window TTTAATGGAGGTACAGCATCAGGGTTCTTTACTGATACATTAAATATAAAGAATGGTACTCAACAACCTGATGGTTCATGGGTAAAAAATGAAGTCGGCGGAACTGATGCTACATTTAAATATAATGGGATTGAAATGACTTCTAAATCTAATTCATATGATTTGGGTGGAGTTAAACTTCAATTTACTAACACAACTAATGGTGCTGCTACCATTAATGTACAAAATGATGATGATGCATTAATGGATAAGATCACTGCATTCGTTGATAAATACAATGAAGTTATAGAGACAGTGACAGAGAAAACTTCAGAGGAACGTTTCCGTGACTATCCTCCATTGACAAAAGAGCAAAGAGAAGAGATGTCTGAAAGTGAAATAGAGCTGTGGGAAGAAAAATCTCAGAGCGGAACACTTCGTAATGATCAGATTTTAGCACGGGGACTTTCAGGGATGAGAACTGCTTGGTACTCTGACGTGAATACAGGGGACCCAAATTTTAATCTCCTAGCTGACCTTGGTATTACGACATCTTCGAATTATCGCGATAATGGAAAACTGGAAATTGATCCAGCAAAGTTGCGTGAAGAAATCCAAAATGACCCTGGTAAAGTAAAAGAGATCTTATCGAACAGCTCAGAAGGAGATTCGCGAGGGTTAATTAACCGGGTGGAAGATCAACTGAAGAACGTGATGAGCCGAATTACTGACAAGGCTGGTAACGAATTCAGAACGGGACAACAATACACAATGGGTCGTCAGTTAGAATCGATGGAAGATCGAATAGGTGACTTTGAACGACGTTTGCAACAGACAGAAAACCGTTACTGGGACCAGTTCACTCAGATGGAGAAGGCGATCCAGAGAATGAATCAGCAGTCGTCTTACATGATGCAGCAATTCGGTGGCGGCGGTCAATAGTAAGGAAGCAATACTAGAAATAGGGAGTGTTCTTTTATATGGCTTACAATCAACCATATCAAGCATATCAACAGAATTCGATTCAAACGGCATCACCTGGTGAGCTTACTTTGATGTTATACAATGGATGTCTCAAGTTCATCAAGTTGGCGAAACGTGGAATCGAAAATAACTCAACAGAAGATAAGAATGTGAACATCCAAAAGGCTCAAAAAATCATCAACGAGTTGATGGTTACGCTGAATTCAGAATACGAGATTTCAAAACAAATGATGCCTTTATATGATTATATGAATCATCGTTTAGTTCAAGCTAACTTGAAAAATGATACTGAAATTTTAGATGAAGTAGAAGGAATGGTAGCTGAATTCCGTGATACTTGGAAGGAAGTTATTAAGCTCAATAAACAGCCTCAAAAAGTTAGTGTGAATCAATAATGTCAGCACTTCATAGACTCCATGATCTAACAGAAAATATAATTGTTCGTATAAAAATGGCGGACAAAAATAATCGGGAAGAAGTCGTTAGTGAGTTCGATCAGTTTGTTGAAGAGCGGGAGAAGTTGTTGAAAGGCATAAAAGGCCCTTATACTGATGAAGAAAAAGAGCTGGGCTCGAGGTTAGTGGAACTCGATCAACAGCTTCAATCATTGGTTCAAAATTATTTAAGCTCTTTCCGCACGGATATGGTTTCTTTTCAAAGGAAAAAGGTCTCGAATAAACGGTATACGAATCCGTACGCCAGTCTTTACGGCAGGGATGGCAGTTTCATAGACAAAAAGAATTAACTGTCTTTATTTATATTGAGAGTAGTGACAACACTAGGGGAAGCTTCAACAATAGAAAGAGAGCGCCGGACATAAAATTCAATTTTTATGTCCGGCGCTCTTTTTGAAAGGTGTTCTTATATTTGCATTAAATTTACTGCGTTTTTTACTTGGTTCTCAACAAAACCTAGCTCATTAATCAAACCGTATTCTGGGGTAGTTTTGATATTGAATACTTTGAACTCGCTCGATTGCAAAACGAATTCAACTGAAAGGAATGAAATATTCTTATCTAATTCTTGATTAATGACCTCCCCTATACCTTTACTCGATTTCTCCAGTTTGCTTATTTGACTTTTAGAGTTATAAAAAGTTTCATTTAATACATCAATTAGAGAGAATTGATGGTGTAGGTAATGATTCATTAAAAATTCGTTTATACTGCTGAAGAGTTTCGGGTGTTTAGCAATTAGTTCCCATTCTCCATTTAAGTTTTTCTGTAGTTGGATACTTGCAACAAAGAGATTATCTTGAAAATGATGCATCTCGTCTAAGTATTGAATATAATAAGATTTATTTTTAATCAGGTCACTTATTTGATGTGAGAGTTTTAATTGATTCATCATTTCCTGTTTGTTTTCGGAAACGAAGCAATAGTCATGACTTTCTCTTTTGATTACTTTAGATGAATTAAAAGAGTTGGAATCGCAGTCTCTTAAAATCAATTGTTTATGATTCTTAAGTTTACTTAATGTGTCTTTTGTTGAAATTAATTGATCACTTTCTATCAATAATTCCTCCAGCCCCTCTTTTCTTAATACTTTCAAGACCTCTAAATTATTGAGTTCTTTATTTTCAATCATTGGGATGCCTTCAAAATCATCTAATATGTGCTTAACCATAGGGGGAGTGTGGTTTATATTATTTATTAACACATCAGGATATCTAACCACATACTCTCGCCACTCGGATTCCTCAAAAACCTTACCTTTGATTAACATTTCATCGATATCAACATCTTTAGGGTTGAAATAGACAAAGGTACAATCATTAAAAGATGAAACATATCCATACGCTAACTTGTCCCTATCGCTCTGGTTGTCATTTTCAATGAGACCAATTAAATTTTGATTAATTTCTTTGTACGGCAACCTGGAAGACTTTGAACTGAACATAAAATTATAGGAGTCCCTTTCATTAAACTCATTTGTATAGAAGATTTGGTGTTTAGCTAAATACTCACAATACTTTAAAGTGTTTATTGCCCTTTCAACTTCGTGAGCTTTTGTCTGAGGTCCAAGGTTGGCTTCATGTATCCAAAAGCGTCGATTTTTATCAATGGCGATATCGATTCCTAATTCATCTATAGCTAATCCATATAATTTATCTATATGAAAAGATAGATTCAAAGCTGTATCTTGTAACTTGTGAAATATTTCTTCCCATTCAGCATCAAACTCTTTTTTGAGAAAATCTTCTATGTCCTTCAGGGGCTGACCTCTATTGATACTGATTTGATTACTCTTCTTATTACCAGTACGTGGGTATAGTTTAGTAATCTGCCATCTACCTTCACCGTTTTTTTGCATGTGAGCTCTGAAGTCGAATGGTTGCCCAGTTTTTGTACGTGTATGGATATATTTTTGGATAAGATGTTTCTTATTTCTTGAAAAAATCACTTCATCCAGCCAATCATAAAACTTACTATAACTAAGTATGACATGATTTTCTCTTTCTGATAGTTTAATCTTGTCGCCCTTTTCTTCTACGAAATAAATGTTTTCTCCCCTTGCACCTCTTACAGGTTTAATAACTGCTTTTCCGTACTCTTTCAAGCTATCGATTAAAATCTTTTTATCAGTGATTACTCTGAAAGGAACTAACAAATGTGCAAATTCCCTTTGCTTAACAATCTTGAAAGGCAGGGTTAATTTATCTCCGATAACAAATGAGGTGAACGGAATTTCTCTTCTAAGCTTACGTTCAATACGGGATTGACGAGCCACTGTGTTTGGAAAGATGTTATAAATTACTTCCGGAAAATCAACAGTTTCTTTGACCCAAACTCCTTGCCTATGAAATTTACCCAGTATTTTCTTGTCATTTAAATCAACATCCTCATCTGAAAAGAAAAATAAGTTAGTGTTTGTTTCATCCGAAGCTTTTAAAAAGGCCTCGACTCTTTCTTTTGGATAAACCATAGTAGGGTCTTTTTTTCCATAGTATAGTCCTATATTTGTAATATTGTTTATTGACCTACCTTCATATAGTTTATTAACTTCCGCATTAAACCTTTTTAGTGTAGGTAGAAAACTGAATTGTATAATCTCATCGATTTTTATAAAATTTTGTGCTTCCAAATGTGCCGTAATTTCTTTTATCATCTTCAAAAGTTTATTATTAATAGAATTTATAGTCTCGTTGTCTAAGGATTGATCGATGTGTCCCTGTATTGCATTATATCCTTCAACAATCGAGCTGAATATTTGAATTGAACTGTTGAATTGTTTCTGTTTGATTAGTTGTTGGAAGTATTCTGTTGCTTCAATCATTGTTTCAGAAATATGTAAGATCTGTCTTTCTTCTCTTGTGGTTTGTGTCATCATAGACCCTCCTTAATACATTATATCGGATGGTTACGAATGAAGTTCATACTCCTTTAGTCCTTTTAAGAAAAAATTAGGTTTAAATACCATTGTTTTTTAAGTTCATAAGAATTATTTTATGTTATAATCAAAATACACAATATTCTAACTTTTCTCTCAGTTTCAGCTGAAATTGTTGAGGGTAATATAGAATATGTGTTGCACAAGTTGAAAGGAGGACATTATCATGATTTACAACGTAAGAGGTGAAAACATCGAGGTTACCGATGCCATCCGAGAGTATGTAGAGAGAAAGATTTCGAAGTTGGAGCGTTATTTTGATGAACCCGTGACTTCGGAGGTACATGTAAATTTAAGTGTCCATAATGATGAGCAGCGTATTGAGGTTACCATTCCGATGCCGAACTTATTGCTTCGCGCAGAGGTTTCTCACGCAGACTTATATGCCGCGACTGACTTAGTCGTTGACAAATTAGAAAGACAAATTCGCAAACACAAAACGAAAATCAATCGAAAATTCCGTCAGCAAGGAGCTCCAAAGCACGTTTTCGCTGAGATGGAAAAGGAAGCTGCTGCGAACGGTGCGAAATCCCAAGATGATGATGACATTGAAATTGTGAAAAAGAAACGATTCGACTTGAAACCGATGGATGAAGAGGAAGCAGTCCTACAAATGGACATGCTGGGTCACGCATTCTATGTTTTTGAAAATGCGGACACAGGTGAAACGAACGTCGTTTATCGACGAAACGATGGAAAGTATGGCTTAATCGAGCCGACGGTATAATAATGAAAGTACAAGAATCTCTCACTTTGGTGGGGGATTCTTTTTCTGTGTAAATTTATTTGAAAAAGATATGAAATTGTATTTTCCGTTTCGTCTTGTTATGTTTTGCAAAAAATCATCGAATAAAGTCCGTTCACCCCTAAGATACTGCCATTATAGCGATTGGCGGGTAATTCTTAGCCATGATATAACTAATCTAACGAATCATAAAGGGGGAATACGAGATGAGCAAACACCTCAATTGCTCGGATCTGAAACAACAATTGGATCAGCAAGAATTGTTGATTTCTCAGTTAATGCACATTGTTGCAAGTACCAACAAGCGTGTCTCGATTATTGAAAAAAACGTGCCCAACGACATTACCTCCGAATCTTCGAACACAAGCGCCTTACCCACTCCCTCCTCACTTCCTGTCAGATAATGATCCCTTTATGATTCTATTTTAGGTTGACTCTTGTGGTCAGCCTCTTTTTTATTATATTTGGAAAAGTATCTTCATTATATGTCATGCTTTTTCTTGTAGGATTAACAAACCAACTTTCCTAACCAATATCATCGCACGTTTCGAGCTTATATATGCTATTTCGCAACGCCCTATCCAGTTGTCATGGTTGTTTCATTAGTGTTATGATTATATTTGGATAATTGTAATTGTAAAAAAATTGAGGTGCAGATGATGAGGCAATTGTTAACGAAAGTGTTTGGTGATGGAAATGCCAAGCAGTTGAAGAAACTTGAGAAAATTGCAGATCAAATAGAAGAACTGGAGCCGAAGATGCAACAGCTTTCGGATCACGCGCTTCAGGAAAAAACTGAAGAATTTAGAGGGCGTTATAACCAAGGTGAATCATTAGACGATATGTTAGTGGAAGCTTATGCAGTAGCTCGAGAAGCGGCGAAGCGTGTATTAGGTATGCGTCCGTTCTACGTTCAGCTATTGGGTGCGATTGCGCTTCACCATGGTGATATCGCTGAGATGAAAACAGGTGAAGGTAAAACATTGGCATCGACAATGCCAGCATATTTGAATGGTCTCACTGGTAAAGGGGTCCATATTATCACAGTCAACGATTATTTGGCTGATCGTGACGCTCAAGAGATGGGCGAGCTATATAACTGGCTCGGATTGACTGTTGGTTTGAACACGAACTCCCTCTCCAAAGACGAAAAGCGTGAAGCTTATGCGAAGGACATAACATATGGTACGAACAATGAGTACGGGTTCGACTATTTGCGTGATAATATGGTTCTTTATAAGGAAAAAATGGTGCAGCGTCCGTTACATTTCGCCATCATTGATGAGGTCGACTCGATTTTAATTGATGAGGCTCGTACGCCATTGATCATTTCGGGTTCTCAGAAGAAATCGCAGACGAACTACTTACAAGCTGATTCGTTCGTTAGCACTCTTCAAAATGAAGAAGATTATACTTTTGATGAGAAAACTCGTAACGTTCAGTTGACCGAACAAGGTATTTCTAAAGCCGAGCAATATTTCAACATCGAGAACTTGTATGATTTGGACAACGTATCTCTGACTCACCATGTGAATCAGGCATTAAAAGCACATGTTGTCATGCAAAAGGACACGGACTATGTAGTAGATGAAGATCAAGTGGTCATCGTCGACCAGTTTACGGGTCGTTTGATGAAAGGTCGTCGCTATAGTGATGGTCTTCACCAGGCAATTGAAGCGAAAGAAAATCTCCAGATTCAGAAGGAGAGCATGACACTCGCAACGATTACATTCCAGAATTTCTTCCGTATGTACGAAAAGATTTCTGGTATGACTGGTACTGCTAAAACTGAGCAGGAAGAATTCCGTAACATTTATAATATGGATGTTATTTCGATTCCGACAAATAAACCTATTGTCCGTCAAGATAATGCGGATATGATTTATAAGTCTATTGAAGGAAAATATCGTGCACTTGTGCAGGATATTAAAGAACGTAATGCTAAGGGACAGCCTGTGCTTGTAGGTACAGTAGCGGTCGAAACTTCAGAAGTCATTGCGAATCTTTTGAAAAAAGCTGGCGTGAAGCATAATGTGTTGAACGCGAAGAACCACTTCCGTGAAGCGGAAATTATTTTAGAGGCTGGTCAAAAGGGCGCGGTAACAATCGCGACGAACATGGCCGGACGTGGTACTGACATCAAGCTTGGTGATGGTGTAAAAGAACTCGGTGGTCTCGCGGTAATTGGTACCGAACGTCATGAATCACGTCGTATCGATAATCAGCTTCGTGGACGTTCAGGTCGTCAAGGGGACCCTGGTTTGTCTCAGTTTTATTTGGCGATGGAAGATGAACTGATGCGCCGTTTCGGTTCTGACAATATGCGCGCGATGATGGATCGTCTTGGTATGGAAGACGATCAACCAATTGAAAGTAAGATGGTTTCTCGTGCAGTAGAATCGGCTCAAAAACGTGTAGAAGGTAACAACTTCGATGCCCGTAAACAACTACTAGCTTATGATGATGTGCTACGTCAGCAGCGTGACATTATTTACGCTCAGCGTTTTGAAGTACTTGATTCTAATCACCTTCGTGAAATCATCGAACAGATGATTCATTCAACAGTCGAGCGTAATGTCGCTGGTTACACGATTGATGAAGAGGAAGAGAACTGGGATCTTGAAGGTCTAGCTGAGTACTTACATGCAACGGTATTAGAGCCTGATGAGTTAAGTGCAGGTAAACTCAAAGGTAAAGAGCCTGAGGAAATGACTGAGCTTGTAATGGAAATCGTTAAGCGTAAGTACGATCAGAGAGAAGAAGAGTTGTCTGAAGAACAAATGCGTGAATTCGAAAAAGTTATTTTACTTCGTACAGTTGATTCTAAGTGGATGGACCACATCGACCAGATGGATCAGCTTCGACAAGGTATCCACTTGAGAGCTTATGGACAGACTGATCCGTTACAAGAGTACCAAACGGAAGGTTTCTCCATGTTCCAAGATATGATTGGAAATATTGAGCAAGAAGTAGCAAAATACGCTATGAAAGCTCAAATCCGCGAGAACTTGCAACGTGTAGAAGTAGCATCAGGTACTCAAGCAATTGCTGGTGGCAATCAGAAGAAAGAAAAGAAAAAGCCATCTCCTTATATTAAAAAGGATGAAGTAGGTCGTAACGAGCCTTGTCCATGTGGCAGTGGTAAGAAATATAAAAACTGTCATGGTAAAGCCGTTTAGTGATTCAACCAATTTACAATGTTAATGTGTAGTCTTTTAATAAAATGCTACAAAATATGAAACGATAAGGAGTGCCTGCGGAAGAACAGGCACTTCTTTTTCCTAAGGAGTGTTTAAGCGTTATGGATTTATCAGAAATTAAACATGAAATTGATCAACTCCAGCAACGTCTGGAAGATTTCAGGGGGTCTCTTTGACTTAGAGGATGACCGGAAACGAATTGATGAACTTGAGCATGAGATGACTGAGCCGAACTTTTGGGATGATCCTGATGAGGCTCAGAAAGTGATCAATGAAGCGAATGGAATTAAAAGTCGTGTAAACAGTTTCGATGACAATGTGGAACGGGTTGAAAACTTGGAAGTCTCATACGAACTGGTGAAGGAAGAGAATGATGAAGAACTGTTCGATGATCTTCAAGAGCAGTTGAAAGAAACGGTGGAACAGTTCAATGCATTCGAGCTAGAGATTCTTTTAAGTGAACCTTATGATAAGAATAATGCAATTTTGGAGATCCACCCAGGTGCTGGTGGGACGGAATCACAGGACTGGGCGCAGATGTTACTAAGAATGTATACTCGTTTCGCTGAGCGTCGTGGTTATTCGGTGGAGACATTGGATTACTTACCAGGGGATGAAGCGGGTGTCAAAAGTGTGACGATTTTAGTCAAAGGACACAATGCTTTCGGTTATTTGAAGGCGGAAAAAGGAGTACATCGCCTTGTGCGGTTGTCACCTTTTGACTCTTCAGGCCGTCGCCATACTTCTTTTGCATCCTGTGATGTAATGCCTGAATTTAATGATGAAGTTGAAATTGATGTGAAACCTGATGATCTAAAAATTGATACGTATCGTTCAAGTGGTGCTGGAGGTCAGCACGTCAACACGACAGACTCGGCTGTTCGTATCACTCACATTCCAACGAACACGGTCGTGACATGTCAGTCTGAAAGATCTCAAATTAAAAATCGTGAGCAGGCGATGAAAATGCTTAAGTCGAAGTTGTATCAATATGAGATTGAAAAGCAACAGGCTGAGCTTGATGAAATTCGTGGTGAACAAAAGGAAATTGGTTGGGGAAGTCAAAT of the Halalkalibacillus sediminis genome contains:
- the hpf gene encoding ribosome hibernation-promoting factor, HPF/YfiA family, which encodes MIYNVRGENIEVTDAIREYVERKISKLERYFDEPVTSEVHVNLSVHNDEQRIEVTIPMPNLLLRAEVSHADLYAATDLVVDKLERQIRKHKTKINRKFRQQGAPKHVFAEMEKEAAANGAKSQDDDDIEIVKKKRFDLKPMDEEEAVLQMDMLGHAFYVFENADTGETNVVYRRNDGKYGLIEPTV
- the fliS gene encoding flagellar export chaperone FliS, whose product is MAYNQPYQAYQQNSIQTASPGELTLMLYNGCLKFIKLAKRGIENNSTEDKNVNIQKAQKIINELMVTLNSEYEISKQMMPLYDYMNHRLVQANLKNDTEILDEVEGMVAEFRDTWKEVIKLNKQPQKVSVNQ
- the secA gene encoding preprotein translocase subunit SecA; its protein translation is MRQLLTKVFGDGNAKQLKKLEKIADQIEELEPKMQQLSDHALQEKTEEFRGRYNQGESLDDMLVEAYAVAREAAKRVLGMRPFYVQLLGAIALHHGDIAEMKTGEGKTLASTMPAYLNGLTGKGVHIITVNDYLADRDAQEMGELYNWLGLTVGLNTNSLSKDEKREAYAKDITYGTNNEYGFDYLRDNMVLYKEKMVQRPLHFAIIDEVDSILIDEARTPLIISGSQKKSQTNYLQADSFVSTLQNEEDYTFDEKTRNVQLTEQGISKAEQYFNIENLYDLDNVSLTHHVNQALKAHVVMQKDTDYVVDEDQVVIVDQFTGRLMKGRRYSDGLHQAIEAKENLQIQKESMTLATITFQNFFRMYEKISGMTGTAKTEQEEFRNIYNMDVISIPTNKPIVRQDNADMIYKSIEGKYRALVQDIKERNAKGQPVLVGTVAVETSEVIANLLKKAGVKHNVLNAKNHFREAEIILEAGQKGAVTIATNMAGRGTDIKLGDGVKELGGLAVIGTERHESRRIDNQLRGRSGRQGDPGLSQFYLAMEDELMRRFGSDNMRAMMDRLGMEDDQPIESKMVSRAVESAQKRVEGNNFDARKQLLAYDDVLRQQRDIIYAQRFEVLDSNHLREIIEQMIHSTVERNVAGYTIDEEEENWDLEGLAEYLHATVLEPDELSAGKLKGKEPEEMTELVMEIVKRKYDQREEELSEEQMREFEKVILLRTVDSKWMDHIDQMDQLRQGIHLRAYGQTDPLQEYQTEGFSMFQDMIGNIEQEVAKYAMKAQIRENLQRVEVASGTQAIAGGNQKKEKKKPSPYIKKDEVGRNEPCPCGSGKKYKNCHGKAV
- a CDS encoding flagellar hook-associated protein 2; protein product: MMISNNMRIGGLVSGMDIDSLVGDLMKAERIPMQKMEQDQTWMTWQRDAYREMNTKLSEFQNLFSDMKLSSTYESKITSSSQSDAVTATAGPQAQDGSYSVEVSALASKATNVSQGGISADGEKIDPSKALKDQPFKNNLVTGPLEFSYFNEAGEQAVSVTVNDTDTLNDVFGKINEASDGAVRGFYDANSDKVFLERTDSGNFNDGDMFLGAEIGFNGGTASGFFTDTLNIKNGTQQPDGSWVKNEVGGTDATFKYNGIEMTSKSNSYDLGGVKLQFTNTTNGAATINVQNDDDALMDKITAFVDKYNEVIETVTEKTSEERFRDYPPLTKEQREEMSESEIELWEEKSQSGTLRNDQILARGLSGMRTAWYSDVNTGDPNFNLLADLGITTSSNYRDNGKLEIDPAKLREEIQNDPGKVKEILSNSSEGDSRGLINRVEDQLKNVMSRITDKAGNEFRTGQQYTMGRQLESMEDRIGDFERRLQQTENRYWDQFTQMEKAIQRMNQQSSYMMQQFGGGGQ
- the prfB gene encoding peptide chain release factor 2 (programmed frameshift) — its product is MDLSEIKHEIDQLQQRLEDFRGLFDLEDDRKRIDELEHEMTEPNFWDDPDEAQKVINEANGIKSRVNSFDDNVERVENLEVSYELVKEENDEELFDDLQEQLKETVEQFNAFELEILLSEPYDKNNAILEIHPGAGGTESQDWAQMLLRMYTRFAERRGYSVETLDYLPGDEAGVKSVTILVKGHNAFGYLKAEKGVHRLVRLSPFDSSGRRHTSFASCDVMPEFNDEVEIDVKPDDLKIDTYRSSGAGGQHVNTTDSAVRITHIPTNTVVTCQSERSQIKNREQAMKMLKSKLYQYEIEKQQAELDEIRGEQKEIGWGSQIRSYVFHPYQMVKDHRTNYENGNTQAVMDGELDDFVDAYLRSRV
- a CDS encoding YheC/YheD family protein, whose translation is MIEATEYFQQLIKQKQFNSSIQIFSSIVEGYNAIQGHIDQSLDNETINSINNKLLKMIKEITAHLEAQNFIKIDEIIQFSFLPTLKRFNAEVNKLYEGRSINNITNIGLYYGKKDPTMVYPKERVEAFLKASDETNTNLFFFSDEDVDLNDKKILGKFHRQGVWVKETVDFPEVIYNIFPNTVARQSRIERKLRREIPFTSFVIGDKLTLPFKIVKQREFAHLLVPFRVITDKKILIDSLKEYGKAVIKPVRGARGENIYFVEEKGDKIKLSERENHVILSYSKFYDWLDEVIFSRNKKHLIQKYIHTRTKTGQPFDFRAHMQKNGEGRWQITKLYPRTGNKKSNQISINRGQPLKDIEDFLKKEFDAEWEEIFHKLQDTALNLSFHIDKLYGLAIDELGIDIAIDKNRRFWIHEANLGPQTKAHEVERAINTLKYCEYLAKHQIFYTNEFNERDSYNFMFSSKSSRLPYKEINQNLIGLIENDNQSDRDKLAYGYVSSFNDCTFVYFNPKDVDIDEMLIKGKVFEESEWREYVVRYPDVLINNINHTPPMVKHILDDFEGIPMIENKELNNLEVLKVLRKEGLEELLIESDQLISTKDTLSKLKNHKQLILRDCDSNSFNSSKVIKRESHDYCFVSENKQEMMNQLKLSHQISDLIKNKSYYIQYLDEMHHFQDNLFVASIQLQKNLNGEWELIAKHPKLFSSINEFLMNHYLHHQFSLIDVLNETFYNSKSQISKLEKSSKGIGEVINQELDKNISFLSVEFVLQSSEFKVFNIKTTPEYGLINELGFVENQVKNAVNLMQI